In Arachis stenosperma cultivar V10309 chromosome 1, arast.V10309.gnm1.PFL2, whole genome shotgun sequence, one DNA window encodes the following:
- the LOC130946978 gene encoding pathogenesis-related protein 2-like, which produces MAVFTFEDEITSTLPPAKLYNAMKDADSLTPKIIDDVKSVEILEGNGGPGTIKKLTIVEDGETKFILHKVEAIDEANYAYNYSVVGGVALPPTAEKITFETKLVEGANGGSIGKLSVKFHSKGDAKPEEEDMKKGKAKGEALFKAIEGYVLANPAQY; this is translated from the exons ATGGCCGTCTTCACATTCGAGGATGAAATCACCTCCACCCTGCCCCCCGCCAAGCTTTACAATGCTATGAAGGATGCCGACTCCCTCACCCCTAAGATTATTGATGACGTCAAGAGTGTTGAAATCCTCGAGGGAAACGGCGGTCCTGGAACCATCAAGAAACTCACCATTGTCGAGG ATGGAGAAACCAAGTTTATCTTACACAAAGTGGAGGCAATAGATGAGGCTAACTATGCATACAACTACAGCGTTGTTGGAGGAGTGGCGCTGCCTCCCACGGCGGAGAAGATAACATTTGAGACAAAGCTGGTTGAAGGAGCCAACGGAGGATCCATCGGGAAGCTGAGTGTGAAGTTCCACTCGAAAGGAGATGCGAAGCCAGAGGAGGAAGACATGAAGAAGGGTAAGGCCAAGGGTGAAGCTCTCTTTAAGGCTATTGAGGGTTACGTTTTGGCCAACCCTGCTCAATATTAG
- the LOC130957958 gene encoding pathogenesis-related protein 2-like produces the protein MAVFTFEDEITSPLPPAKLYNAMKDADSLTPKIIDDVKSVEILEGNGGPGTIKKLTILEDGEIKFILHKVEAIDEANYAYNYSVVGGVALPPTAEKITFETKLVEGPNGGSIGKLSVKFHSKGDAKPEEEDMKKGKAKGEALFKAIEGYVLANPAQY, from the exons ATGGCAGTCTTCACATTCGAGGATGAAATCACCTCCCCCCTGCCCCCCGCCAAGCTTTACAATGCTATGAAGGATGCCGACTCCCTCACCCCTAAGATTATTGATGACGTCAAGAGTGTTGAAATCCTCGAGGGAAACGGCGGTCCTGGAACCATCAAGAAACTCACCATTCTCGAGG ATGGAGAAATCAAGTTTATCTTGCACAAAGTGGAGGCAATAGATGAGGCTAACTATGCATACAACTACAGCGTGGTTGGAGGAGTGGCGCTGCCTCCCACGGCGGAGAAGATAACATTTGAGACAAAGCTGGTTGAAGGACCCAACGGAGGATCCATTGGGAAGCTGAGTGTGAAGTTCCACTCGAAAGGAGATGCAAAGCCAGAGGAGGAAGACATGAAGAAGGGTAAGGCCAAGGGTGAAGCTCTCTTCAAGGCTATTGAGGGTTACGTTTTGGCCAACCCTGCTCAATATTAG